One Micropterus dolomieu isolate WLL.071019.BEF.003 ecotype Adirondacks linkage group LG23, ASM2129224v1, whole genome shotgun sequence DNA window includes the following coding sequences:
- the gusb gene encoding beta-glucuronidase isoform X2 yields the protein MVLSGRLGVLRVLGLFAVFDAVCLLDAGMLFPRESSSREVKELNGVWSFRADKSPKRNQGFESAWYKRRLAETGPVIDMPVPASYNDITQDPTLRDFIGWVWYEREVVVPVRWVADEGKRVVLRVGSAHYYSVVWVNGVKVTEHEGGHLPFEAEIGSLIRNDPSNACRITIAVNNTLTLETLPPGNIQYLNDPTKYPDGFFVQNIFFDFFNYAGIHRPVLLYTTPKAYVDDITVVTDFLDNTGLVLYNISVQGAATATLNISLIDKDGYSVASSCKPSGVLKVVDVKLWWPYLMHQNPGYLYSLEVRLLSANGISTNEDVYTLPVGIRTVNVSSTQFLINNKPFYFHGVNKHEDADIRGKGLDWPLIVKDFNLLKWLGANSFRTSHYPYAEEIMQMCDRHGIVVIDECPGVGIKDIRNFGNASLKHHLAVMDELVRRDKNHPSVVMWSVANEPASEMHPAEFYFKTLIEHTKALDPTRPVTYITDSNYAKDKGAPYVDVICVNSYFSWYHDPGHLEVISIQLNTEFENWYGKYQKPIIQSEYGADAVPGLHNDPPVMFTEEYQKVLLQNYHSVFDQKRKQYVIGELIWNFADFMTVQGTAAAHHHNLCNLPVYPLHDYSLLRVQLL from the exons ATGGTCCTAAGTGGGAGGCTCGGGGTGCTTCGGGTTTTGGGACTGTTTGCCGTGTTTGACGCGGTCTGCCTGCTGGACGCCGGCATGCTCTTCCCCCGAGAGTCTTCCTCCAGAGAGGTGAAGGAGCTGAACGGGGTGTGGAGCTTCAGGGCTGACAAGTCCCCAAAGAGGAACCAGGGCTTCGAGAGTGCATGGTACAAACGTCGCCTGGCAGAG ACTGGCCCTGTGATTGACATGCCAGTTCCCGCCAGCTACAATGACATCACCCAGGACCCCACACTGAGAGATTTCATTGGCTGGGTGTGGTACGAACGAGAGGTGGTGGTGCCTGTCCGCTGGGTCGCTGATGAAGGAAAAAGAGTGGTTCTGAGAGTGGGAAGTGCTCACTATTATTCAGTAGTG TGGGTGAACGGGGTGAAAGTGACAGAGCATGAAGGTGGCCATCTTCCCTTTGAGGCTGAGATAGGCAGTCTTATTCGCAACGACCCATCGAATGCATGCAGGATCACCATCGCTGTCAACAACACTCTGACTCTGGAGACTCTTCCTCCAGGAAACATCCAGTACCTGAACGACCCCACCAA GTACCCTGATGGTTTTTTTGTGCAAAACATCTTCTTTGATTTCTTCAACTACGCTGGCATACATCGCCCCGTATTGCTGTATACTACCCCTAAGGCTTATGTGGATGACATCACTGTGGTGACTGACTTCTTGGATAACACCG GTCTAGTCCTATACAACATATCAGTCCAAGGTGCGGCCACTGCCACCCTGAACATCAGTTTGATAGACAAAGATGGCTACTCTGTGGCCTCCTCCTGCAAGCCATCTGGAGTCCTCAAAGTAGTAGATGTCAAGCTGTGGTGGCCATATTTGATGCACCAGAATCCAGGTTATCTTTATTCTTTGGAG GTTCGCTTATTATCGGCCAATGGGATATCAACAAATGAGGATGTGTATACTTTACCAGTCGGCATCCGCACAGTCAACGTTTCCAGCACCCAGTTCCTCATCAACAACAAGCCCTTCTATTTCCATGGGGTCAATAAACACGAGGACGCTGAT ATTCGAGGTAAAGGCCTTGACTGGCCCTTGATTGTCAAGGACTTTAACTTATTGAAGTGGTTGGGCGCCAACTCGTTCCGCACCAGCCACTACCCCTATGCTGAGGAGATCATGCAGATGTGTGACCGCCATGGCATCGTGGTGATAGACGAGTGCCCGGGGGTGGGCATCAAAGACAT TCGCAATTTTGGAAACGCCTCCCTGAAGCATCACCTGGCTGTCATGGACGAGCTCGTACGTCGGGACAAGAACCATCCCTCTGTGGTCATGTGGTCAGTAGCCAATGAGCCGGCTTCAGAGATGCACCCTGCTGAATTCTATTTCAA gACACTGATAGAACACACCAAAGCTCTGGACCCTACCCGGCCCGTCACTTATATCACAGACAGTAACTATGCCAAAGATAAAGGG GCTCCCTATGTGGATGTAATCTGTGTAAACAGTTACTTCTCCTGGTACCATGATCCAGGCCACTTGGAGGTCATCTCCATCCAGCTCAACACTGAGTTTGAAAACTGGTATGGAAAGTACCAGAAACCCATCATCCAGAGTGAATATGGAGCAGATGCTGTGCCCGGGCTTCACAAT GATCCACCCGTGATGTTCACTGAGGAGTACCAGAAGGTACTTCTGCAGAACTACCACAGCGTGTTCGACCAGAAGAGGAAGCAGTATGTCATTGGTGAACTCATCTGGAACTTTGCTGACTTCATGACTGTACAAGGTACTGCAGCTGCACATCACCACAACCTGTGTAACCTCCCTGTTTATCCG ctccaTGACTACAGCCTACTGAGGGTTCAGTTATTGTGA
- the gusb gene encoding beta-glucuronidase isoform X1, which produces MVLSGRLGVLRVLGLFAVFDAVCLLDAGMLFPRESSSREVKELNGVWSFRADKSPKRNQGFESAWYKRRLAETGPVIDMPVPASYNDITQDPTLRDFIGWVWYEREVVVPVRWVADEGKRVVLRVGSAHYYSVVWVNGVKVTEHEGGHLPFEAEIGSLIRNDPSNACRITIAVNNTLTLETLPPGNIQYLNDPTKYPDGFFVQNIFFDFFNYAGIHRPVLLYTTPKAYVDDITVVTDFLDNTGLVLYNISVQGAATATLNISLIDKDGYSVASSCKPSGVLKVVDVKLWWPYLMHQNPGYLYSLEVRLLSANGISTNEDVYTLPVGIRTVNVSSTQFLINNKPFYFHGVNKHEDADIRGKGLDWPLIVKDFNLLKWLGANSFRTSHYPYAEEIMQMCDRHGIVVIDECPGVGIKDIRNFGNASLKHHLAVMDELVRRDKNHPSVVMWSVANEPASEMHPAEFYFKTLIEHTKALDPTRPVTYITDSNYAKDKGAPYVDVICVNSYFSWYHDPGHLEVISIQLNTEFENWYGKYQKPIIQSEYGADAVPGLHNDPPVMFTEEYQKVLLQNYHSVFDQKRKQYVIGELIWNFADFMTVQGIFRVVGNKKGVFTRQRQPKAAAFILKERYWRLANETGTLPPWTKYPCSF; this is translated from the exons ATGGTCCTAAGTGGGAGGCTCGGGGTGCTTCGGGTTTTGGGACTGTTTGCCGTGTTTGACGCGGTCTGCCTGCTGGACGCCGGCATGCTCTTCCCCCGAGAGTCTTCCTCCAGAGAGGTGAAGGAGCTGAACGGGGTGTGGAGCTTCAGGGCTGACAAGTCCCCAAAGAGGAACCAGGGCTTCGAGAGTGCATGGTACAAACGTCGCCTGGCAGAG ACTGGCCCTGTGATTGACATGCCAGTTCCCGCCAGCTACAATGACATCACCCAGGACCCCACACTGAGAGATTTCATTGGCTGGGTGTGGTACGAACGAGAGGTGGTGGTGCCTGTCCGCTGGGTCGCTGATGAAGGAAAAAGAGTGGTTCTGAGAGTGGGAAGTGCTCACTATTATTCAGTAGTG TGGGTGAACGGGGTGAAAGTGACAGAGCATGAAGGTGGCCATCTTCCCTTTGAGGCTGAGATAGGCAGTCTTATTCGCAACGACCCATCGAATGCATGCAGGATCACCATCGCTGTCAACAACACTCTGACTCTGGAGACTCTTCCTCCAGGAAACATCCAGTACCTGAACGACCCCACCAA GTACCCTGATGGTTTTTTTGTGCAAAACATCTTCTTTGATTTCTTCAACTACGCTGGCATACATCGCCCCGTATTGCTGTATACTACCCCTAAGGCTTATGTGGATGACATCACTGTGGTGACTGACTTCTTGGATAACACCG GTCTAGTCCTATACAACATATCAGTCCAAGGTGCGGCCACTGCCACCCTGAACATCAGTTTGATAGACAAAGATGGCTACTCTGTGGCCTCCTCCTGCAAGCCATCTGGAGTCCTCAAAGTAGTAGATGTCAAGCTGTGGTGGCCATATTTGATGCACCAGAATCCAGGTTATCTTTATTCTTTGGAG GTTCGCTTATTATCGGCCAATGGGATATCAACAAATGAGGATGTGTATACTTTACCAGTCGGCATCCGCACAGTCAACGTTTCCAGCACCCAGTTCCTCATCAACAACAAGCCCTTCTATTTCCATGGGGTCAATAAACACGAGGACGCTGAT ATTCGAGGTAAAGGCCTTGACTGGCCCTTGATTGTCAAGGACTTTAACTTATTGAAGTGGTTGGGCGCCAACTCGTTCCGCACCAGCCACTACCCCTATGCTGAGGAGATCATGCAGATGTGTGACCGCCATGGCATCGTGGTGATAGACGAGTGCCCGGGGGTGGGCATCAAAGACAT TCGCAATTTTGGAAACGCCTCCCTGAAGCATCACCTGGCTGTCATGGACGAGCTCGTACGTCGGGACAAGAACCATCCCTCTGTGGTCATGTGGTCAGTAGCCAATGAGCCGGCTTCAGAGATGCACCCTGCTGAATTCTATTTCAA gACACTGATAGAACACACCAAAGCTCTGGACCCTACCCGGCCCGTCACTTATATCACAGACAGTAACTATGCCAAAGATAAAGGG GCTCCCTATGTGGATGTAATCTGTGTAAACAGTTACTTCTCCTGGTACCATGATCCAGGCCACTTGGAGGTCATCTCCATCCAGCTCAACACTGAGTTTGAAAACTGGTATGGAAAGTACCAGAAACCCATCATCCAGAGTGAATATGGAGCAGATGCTGTGCCCGGGCTTCACAAT GATCCACCCGTGATGTTCACTGAGGAGTACCAGAAGGTACTTCTGCAGAACTACCACAGCGTGTTCGACCAGAAGAGGAAGCAGTATGTCATTGGTGAACTCATCTGGAACTTTGCTGACTTCATGACTGTACAAG GGATATTCCGTGTGGTGGGGAACAAGAAGGGCGTTTTCACCAGGCAAAGGCAGCCTAAAGCAGCAGCATTCATCCTGAAGGAGAGGTATTGGCGACTGGCCAATGAAACCGGCACACTACCTCCTTGGACAAAGTACCCGTGCTCATTCTGA